The following coding sequences lie in one Drosophila bipectinata strain 14024-0381.07 chromosome XR, DbipHiC1v2, whole genome shotgun sequence genomic window:
- the TwdlZ gene encoding uncharacterized protein TwdlZ, with the protein MFHLFWLISLTLLFGRALGQGSRSYLPPGNPAAPEPIITKHFYSVSPAEDPEDSEPRTKHLVIGQPRRNYRVIFIRAPGAHSERVKYTAEVAPQEERTVIYVLTRKQPELEAADIVAPPERHQSEQKPDIFFIKYKTNEEAAAAQKEIQNQYDTLGGNSEIAAPYVAPVQSVVGALGPQYQPQPASPGYHYDRPTSTLLAPVERSY; encoded by the coding sequence ATGTTCCACTTATTTTGGCTAATTTCCCTTACGCTGCTCTTCGGCAGGGCGCTGGGCCAGGGATCGCGATCCTACTTGCCGCCGGGGAACCCCGCTGCCCCGGAGCCGATCATCACCAAGCACTTCTACAGCGTCTCCCCCGCCGAGGACCCGGAGGACTCGGAGCCGAGGACCAAGCACTTGGTGATTGGCCAGCCTCGAAGGAACTATCGGGTGATCTTCATCCGGGCCCCGGGGGCGCACAGCGAGCGAGTCAAGTACACTGCTGAGGTGGCGCCCCAGGAAGAGCGCACCGTCATCTACGTGCTGACCAGGAAGCAGCCGGAGTTGGAGGCCGCGGACATTGTGGCGCCGCCGGAACGGCACCAGTCGGAGCAGAAGCCGGACATTTTCTTCATCAAGTACAAGACCAACGAGGAGGCGGCCGCCGCCCAGAAGGAGATCCAGAACCAGTACGACACCCTGGGTGGCAACAGCGAGATAGCAGCCCCCTATGTGGCACCTGTTCAGTCGGTGGTTGGAGCCCTGGGTCCCCAGTACCAGCCGCAGCCAGCGTCACCGGGCTATCACTATGACAGGCCAACTTCAACGCTGTTGGCGCCAGTGGAGCGATCTTACTGA
- the TwdlX gene encoding uncharacterized protein TwdlX: MKQFVVLACLAVISGALAAPRPDVSHLAGYSYQAGGYNGGLVANQVVSTPVVTTSYQPTAAGSNYFSSAPSIGQLNLAPSVVTSGVGNYQSGSSDYQVGAAGASDSIGLAGLQPGPTINYNEQESYISHLANFQPAQINKHFYIHSAPEDHDEQQIVRYVNVGRPQKNYRVVFINAPTSTTSKAKIIANVAPVEEKTAIYVLSKKSNALDVSAEVVTQRPVANKPEVFFVKYKTPQEAAHAQQTIQANYDALGGSSETSNEGVIPVSSVIGSLGDNGASGVVTDASGALNIVGTGGVPSVDASYSAGSGSSGVFDAQGSQRQVISTITTGTNAQATYLPVKPVRK; the protein is encoded by the exons ATGAAGCAGTTTGTG GTTTTGGCCTGTCTGGCTGTGATTAGCGGCGCACTGGCTGCCCCCCGTCCGGATGTTAGCCACTTGGCGGGATACAGCTACCAGGCTGGCGGCTACAACGGTGGCTTGGTGGCCAACCAGGTGGTGAGCACCCCGGTGGTGACCACCTCGTACCAGCCCACCGCCGCCGGCAGCAACTACTTCAGCTCCGCCCCCAGCATCGGCCAGCTGAACCTGGCTCCCTCCGTGGTCACCTCAGGAGTGGGCAACTACCAGTCCGGCTCCTCGGACTACCAGGTGGGAGCCGCCGGCGCCAGCGACAGCATCGGACTGGCCGGCCTCCAGCCCGGACCCACCATCAACTACAACGAGCAGGAGTCCTACATCAGCCACCTGGCCAACTTCCAGCCCGCCCAGATCAACAAGCACTTCTACATCCACAGCGCCCCCGAGGACCACGACGAGCAGCAGATCGTCCGCTACGTGAACGTGGGCCGTCCCCAAAAGAACTACCGCGTCGTGTTCATCAACGCCCCCACCTCCACCACCAGCAAGGCCAAGATTATTGCCAACGTGGCTCCTGTCGAGGAGAAGACCGCCATCTACGTCCTCTCCAAGAAGTCCAACGCCCTGGACGTCAGCGCCGAGGTGGTTACTCAGCGTCCAGTGGCCAACAAGCCGGAGGTCTTCTTCGTCAAGTACAAGACGCCTCAGGAGGCTGCCCATGCCCAGCAGACTATTCAGG CCAACTATGATGCTCTGGGCGGCAGCTCCGAGACCAGCAACGAGGGTGTCATCCCCGTCTCCTCGGTCATTGGCAGCCTGGGCGATAATGGTGCCTCCGGTGTGGTCACCGATGCCAGCGGCGCCCTGAACATCGTTGGCACCGGCGGAGTGCCCAGCGTGGATGCCAGCTACAGCGCCGGATCCGGATCCTCGGGAGTGTTCGATGCCCAGGGCAGCCAGCGCCAGGTGATCAGCACCATCACCACCGGCACCAATGCCCAGGCCACCTATCTGCCCGTGAAGCCGGTCAGGAAGTAG
- the TwdlY gene encoding uncharacterized protein TwdlY, whose protein sequence is MFIQQVIVGCLALATLALARPQYGYEQPLVSGSGSQDIFLGGGGGGIGVGSSPVGIGAISGGIAPHRGGDKYLPPASTTQAPIINKKFYLVSAPEDHSNDGKVKHLVLGRPQKNYRVVFIKAPAGDNANVKYSAEFAPQEEKTVIYVLSKKDNDLDASDIATPAPTQPSKPEVFFIKYKTDDEAKQAQQEIQGQYDKLGGTNEYQEDNNAPITSVIGSLDGLNPDGSYNYRQIANRPPSAQYLPSLLKH, encoded by the coding sequence ATGTTCATTCAACAAGTGATTGTCGGCTGCCTGGCTCTAGCCACCCTGGCCCTGGCTCGTCCCCAGTACGGATACGAGCAGCCCCTGGTCTCCGGATCGGGATCGCAGGACATATTCCTGggaggcggcggcggaggcATCGGCGTGGGCTCCAGCCCCGTAGGCATTGGCGCCATCTCCGGAGGCATTGCCCCACACCGCGGCGGCGACAAGTACCTGCCCCCAGCCAGCACCACCCAGGCCCCGATCATCAACAAGAAGTTCTACCTGGTGTCCGCCCCCGAGGACCACAGCAACGACGGCAAGGTGAAGCACCTGGTGCTGGGACGCCCCCAGAAGAACTACCGTGTCGTCTTCATCAAGGCCCCAGCCGGCGATAACGCCAACGTCAAGTACTCCGCCGAGTTCGCCCCGCAGGAGGAGAAGACCGTCATCTACGTCTTGAGCAAGAAGGACAACGACCTGGACGCCAGCGACATTGCCACCCCGGCCCCCACCCAGCCCAGCAAGCCCGAGGTCTTCTTCATCAAGTACAAGACCGACGACGAGGCCAAGCAGGCCCAGCAGGAGATCCAGGGCCAGTACGACAAGCTCGGCGGCACCAACGAGTACCAGGAGGACAACAACGCCCCCATCACCTCCGTGATCGGCAGCCTCGACGGCCTCAACCCCGACGGCAGCTACAACTACAGGCAGATCGCCAACCGTCCTCCCAGTGCCCAGTACCTCCCCAGTCTCCTGAAGCACTAG